A window from Nycticebus coucang isolate mNycCou1 chromosome X, mNycCou1.pri, whole genome shotgun sequence encodes these proteins:
- the LOC128577103 gene encoding melanoma-associated antigen 8-like, giving the protein MPRHRHHHPRNHRRRREHRAQGEVQAPEDAQGPSAQEEEAAASSSAVVPGTLEEVPAGATASPPQSPERASSSHTGLAPTLERQSSDGSSSQGAEGPSTLLELANHESLLQDAIEDKISDLIHLLLFKYRMKEPITKEEMLNSVIQDYRDHFSEIFREASDCLQLIFGVDVKEVEPASHCYVLVTSVGLTYHEELNDEYSLPKVGLLIMILGLIFMENNCAPEEVIWDALRVIGVEPEREHYIYEEPRKLITHNWVQEGYLVYQQVPQSDPVRYEFLWGPRALAETTKMKVLEYVAKINGTNCRSFPRLYEEALRDEEVGEGAGVAAGGEGWARASE; this is encoded by the coding sequence ATGCCTCGCCACCGCCACCACCATCCCAGGAATCATCGCCGCAGACGTGAACATCGGGCCCAAGGAGAGGTGCAGGCCCCAGAGGATGCACAGGGTCCCAGTGCTCAGGAGGAGGAAGCGGCTGCCTCCTCCTCTGCTGTGGTCCCGGGCACCCTGGAGGAGGTGCCAGCTGGTGCCACAGCGAGTCCTCCCCAGAGTCCTGAAAGAGCCTCCTCCTCCCACACTGGCCTGGCCCCCACTCTTGAGCGCCAGTCCAGTGACGGCTCCAGCAGCCAGGGAGCAGAGGGGCCAAGCACCTTGCTGGAGCTGGCAAACCACGAATCCTTGCTGCAAGATGCCATAGAAGATAAGATATCTGATTTGATTCATCTCCTGCTGTTCAAGTATCGAATGAAGGAGCCCATCACCAAAGAAGAAATGCTGAATAGTGTCATCCAAGATTACAGAGATCATTTCTCTGAGATCTTCAGGGAAGCCTCCGATTGCTTGCAGCTGATCTTTGGCGTTGACGTGAAGGAAGTGGAGCCTGCCAGCCACTGCTACGTCCTCGTCACCTCCGTGGGCCTCACCTACCACGAGGAGCTGAATGATGAGTACAGCCTGCCCAAGGTTGGCCTCCTGATAATGATCCTGGGTTTGATCTTCATGGAAAACAACTGCGCCCCAGAGGAGGTCATCTGGGATGCTCTGCGTGTGATTGGGGTGGAGCCTGAGAGGGAGCATTACATCTATGAGGAGCCCCGGAAGCTCATCACCCACAACTGGGTGCAGGAAGGTTACCTAGTATACCAGCAGGTGCCCCAGAGTGATCCTGTGCGCTATGAGTTCCTGTGGGGTCCGAGGGCCCTTGCTGAAACCACCAAGATGAAAGTCTTGGAGTATGTGGCTAAGATCAATGGGACCAATTGCAGGTCCTTCCCACGCCTGTATGAAGAGGCTCTGAGAGATGAGGAAGTGGGAGAGGGTGCAGGAGTTGCTGCCGGGGGTGAAGGGTGGGCCAGGGCCAGTGAGTAA